One region of Gopherus evgoodei ecotype Sinaloan lineage chromosome 23, rGopEvg1_v1.p, whole genome shotgun sequence genomic DNA includes:
- the LOC115638963 gene encoding glucose-6-phosphatase-like isoform X1, whose translation METGMDFIHSSGVQITHYLQENYQGSQGWFLFISFAADLRNTFFILFPIWFHLCEAVGVELIWVAVIGDWLNLVFKWILFGQRPYWWVHETGYYGNTSTPVIQQFPVTCENGPGSPSGHAMGSAGVYYVMVMALLSTPCRRRRSPFQQQCLRGALWVSFWGVQVSVSLSRIFLAAHFPHQVIMGVVSGMAVAETFRHIPSIYNASLRRYLGTTLFLFSFTLGFYLLLKALGVDLLWSVEKAKRWCDRPEWVHIDTTPFAGLLRNLGILFGLGLALNSQMYLESCKGKMGQQLPFRLSCIAASLIVLHLFDSFKPPTKVELLFYVLSFCKSATVPVAAAGLIPYCVARLIRRQEEKVL comes from the exons ATGGAGACAGGAATGGATTTTATACACAGCTCTGGAGTCCAAATAACTCACTACCTGCAGGAGAACTACCAGGGCTCCCAGGGCTGGTTCCTCTTCATCTCCTTCGCTGCCGACCTCAGAAACACCTTCTTCATCCTCTTCCCCATCTGGTTCCACCTCTGCGAGGCGGTGGGCGTCGAGCTGATCTGGGTGGCCGTGATCGGGGACTGGCTCAACCTGGTCTTTAAGTG GATTCTCTTTGGGCAGCGACCCTACTGGTGGGTCCATGAGACTGGCTACTATGGCAACACCTCCACCCCTGTGATCCAGCAGTTCCCTGTCACCTGTGAGAACGGGCCAG GCAGCCCCTCTGGCCATGCCATGGGCTCAGCTGGAGTGTACTATGTGATGGTGATGGCTCTGCTTAGCACCCCGTGTCGGCGCCGGAGATCCCCCTTCCAGCAGCA GTGCCTGCGGGGGGCGTTGTGGGTGTCATTCTGGGGGGTTCAGGTGTCTGTCAGTCTGTCCAGGATCTTCCTAGCAGCTCACTTCCCACACCAAGTCATCATGGGCGTCGTTTCAG GCATGGCAGTGGCTGAAACTTTCCGGCACATCCCCTCCATCTATAATGCCAGTCTCCGGAGGTACCTGGGCACCACCCTCTTCCTGTTCAGCTTCACCCTGGGGTTCTACCTGCTGCTGAAGGCTCTCGGTGTTGACCTGCTGTGGTCAGTGGAGAAAGCCAAGAGGTGGTGTGACCGGCCAGAGTGGGTCCACATTGATACCACCCCCTTTGCCGGCCTCCTCAGGAACCTGGGCATCCtgtttgggctggggctggccctcAACTCCCAGATGTACCTGGAGAGCtgcaaagggaaaatgggccAGCAGCTGCCCTTCCGCCTGAGCTGCATCGCAGCCTCACTCATCGTCCTGCACCTCTTCGACTCCTTCAAGCCTCCCACCAAGGTGGAGTTGCTGTTTTACGTCCTGTCCTTCTGCAAGAGCGCGACCGTGCCCGTGGCTGCTGCTGGCCTCATCCCCTACTGTGTTGCCCGGCTCATCAGAAGGCAGGAGGAAAAGGTTTTATga
- the LOC115638964 gene encoding glucose-6-phosphatase-like isoform X2, producing MDLLHSAGVQVVQYLQENYQGSQGWFLFISFAADLRNTFFIFFPIWFHLCEAVGVKLIWVAVIGDWLNLVFKWILFGQRPYWWVHETNYYGNASTPVIQQFPLTCETGPGSPSGHTMGSAGVYYVMVTALLPCVQGTRHGSFSWCLRGLLWLVFWAVQVCVCLSRVFLAAHFPHQVIAGVISGMVVAEAFDHIHSIYNASLRRYLGTTLFLFSFALGFYLLLKALGVDLLWTLEKAKRWCDRPEWIHIETTPFAGLLRNLGILFGLGLALNSQMYLESCKGKMGQQLPFRLSCILASLLVLHLFDSFDLPADRELLFYVLSFCKSAAAHLCAVALIPYCIAHLCSLPL from the exons ATGGACCTGCTGCACAGTGCTGGAGTGCAGGTGGTGCAGTACCTGCAGGAGAACTACCAGGGCTCCCAGGGCTGGTTCCTCTTCATCTCCTTCGCTGCCGACCTCAGAAACACCTTCTTCATCTTCTTCCCCATCTGGTTCCACCTCTGCGAGGCGGTGGGCGTCAAGCTGATCTGGGTGGCCGTGATCGGGGACTGGCTCAACCTGGTCTTTAAGTG GATCCTCTTTGGGCAGAGACCCTACTGGTGGGTCCATGAGACCAATTACTATGGCAACGCCTCCACCCCTGTGATCCAGCAGTTCCCCCTCACCTGTGAGACCGGCCCAG GAAGCCCCTCAGGCCACACCATGGGTTCTGCTGGAGTCTACTACGTCATGGTGACTGCCCTGCTGCCCTGCGTCCAGGGCACCCGGCACGGATCCT TCAGCTG GTGCCTCCGCGGCCTCCTATGGCTTGTGTTCTGGGCCGTGCAGGTCTGCGTCTGCTTGTCCCGAGTCTTCCTAGCTGCTCACTTCCCCCATCAGGTGATTGCAGGTGTCATCTCAG GAATGGTAGTAGCAGAAGCATTTGACCACATCCACTCCATCTACAACGCCAGTCTCCGGCGGTACCTGGGCACCACCCTCTTCCTGTTCAGCTTCGCCCTGGGGTTCTACCTGCTGCTGAAGGCTCTCGGTGTTGACCTGCTGTGGACCCTGGAGAAAGCCAAGAGGTGGTGTGACCGGCCGGAGTGGATCCACATTGAAACCACCCCCTTCGCCGGCCTCCTTAGGAACCTGGGCATCCtgtttgggctggggctggccctcAACTCCCAGATGTACCTGGAGAGCTGCAAAGGGAAAATGGGTCAGCAGCTGCCCTTCCGCCTGAGCTGCATCCTGGCCTCGCTCCTTGTCCTGCACCTCTTCGACTCCTTCGACCTCCCCGCAGACAGAGAGCTACTGTTCTATGTCCTGTCCTTCTGCAAGAGCGCCGctgcccacctctgtgctgtgGCACTCATCCCCTACTGCATTGCCC ACCTCTGCTCATTGCCCCTTTAG
- the LOC115638964 gene encoding glucose-6-phosphatase-like isoform X1, with translation MDLLHSAGVQVVQYLQENYQGSQGWFLFISFAADLRNTFFIFFPIWFHLCEAVGVKLIWVAVIGDWLNLVFKWILFGQRPYWWVHETNYYGNASTPVIQQFPLTCETGPGSPSGHTMGSAGVYYVMVTALLPCVQGTRHGSCAARCLRGLLWLVFWAVQVCVCLSRVFLAAHFPHQVIAGVISGMVVAEAFDHIHSIYNASLRRYLGTTLFLFSFALGFYLLLKALGVDLLWTLEKAKRWCDRPEWIHIETTPFAGLLRNLGILFGLGLALNSQMYLESCKGKMGQQLPFRLSCILASLLVLHLFDSFDLPADRELLFYVLSFCKSAAAHLCAVALIPYCIAQVLRRGDKKSL, from the exons ATGGACCTGCTGCACAGTGCTGGAGTGCAGGTGGTGCAGTACCTGCAGGAGAACTACCAGGGCTCCCAGGGCTGGTTCCTCTTCATCTCCTTCGCTGCCGACCTCAGAAACACCTTCTTCATCTTCTTCCCCATCTGGTTCCACCTCTGCGAGGCGGTGGGCGTCAAGCTGATCTGGGTGGCCGTGATCGGGGACTGGCTCAACCTGGTCTTTAAGTG GATCCTCTTTGGGCAGAGACCCTACTGGTGGGTCCATGAGACCAATTACTATGGCAACGCCTCCACCCCTGTGATCCAGCAGTTCCCCCTCACCTGTGAGACCGGCCCAG GAAGCCCCTCAGGCCACACCATGGGTTCTGCTGGAGTCTACTACGTCATGGTGACTGCCCTGCTGCCCTGCGTCCAGGGCACCCGGCACGGATCCTGTGCAGCCAG GTGCCTCCGCGGCCTCCTATGGCTTGTGTTCTGGGCCGTGCAGGTCTGCGTCTGCTTGTCCCGAGTCTTCCTAGCTGCTCACTTCCCCCATCAGGTGATTGCAGGTGTCATCTCAG GAATGGTAGTAGCAGAAGCATTTGACCACATCCACTCCATCTACAACGCCAGTCTCCGGCGGTACCTGGGCACCACCCTCTTCCTGTTCAGCTTCGCCCTGGGGTTCTACCTGCTGCTGAAGGCTCTCGGTGTTGACCTGCTGTGGACCCTGGAGAAAGCCAAGAGGTGGTGTGACCGGCCGGAGTGGATCCACATTGAAACCACCCCCTTCGCCGGCCTCCTTAGGAACCTGGGCATCCtgtttgggctggggctggccctcAACTCCCAGATGTACCTGGAGAGCTGCAAAGGGAAAATGGGTCAGCAGCTGCCCTTCCGCCTGAGCTGCATCCTGGCCTCGCTCCTTGTCCTGCACCTCTTCGACTCCTTCGACCTCCCCGCAGACAGAGAGCTACTGTTCTATGTCCTGTCCTTCTGCAAGAGCGCCGctgcccacctctgtgctgtgGCACTCATCCCCTACTGCATTGCCCAGGTGCTCAGGAGGGGCGACAAGAAGAGCTTGTAG
- the LOC115638963 gene encoding glucose-6-phosphatase-like isoform X2 encodes METGMDFIHSSGVQITHYLQENYQGSQGWFLFISFAADLRNTFFILFPIWFHLCEAVGVELIWVAVIGDWLNLVFKWILFGQRPYWWVHETGYYGNTSTPVIQQFPVTCENGPGSPSGHAMGSAGVYYVMVMALLSTPCRRRRSPFQQCLRGALWVSFWGVQVSVSLSRIFLAAHFPHQVIMGVVSGMAVAETFRHIPSIYNASLRRYLGTTLFLFSFTLGFYLLLKALGVDLLWSVEKAKRWCDRPEWVHIDTTPFAGLLRNLGILFGLGLALNSQMYLESCKGKMGQQLPFRLSCIAASLIVLHLFDSFKPPTKVELLFYVLSFCKSATVPVAAAGLIPYCVARLIRRQEEKVL; translated from the exons ATGGAGACAGGAATGGATTTTATACACAGCTCTGGAGTCCAAATAACTCACTACCTGCAGGAGAACTACCAGGGCTCCCAGGGCTGGTTCCTCTTCATCTCCTTCGCTGCCGACCTCAGAAACACCTTCTTCATCCTCTTCCCCATCTGGTTCCACCTCTGCGAGGCGGTGGGCGTCGAGCTGATCTGGGTGGCCGTGATCGGGGACTGGCTCAACCTGGTCTTTAAGTG GATTCTCTTTGGGCAGCGACCCTACTGGTGGGTCCATGAGACTGGCTACTATGGCAACACCTCCACCCCTGTGATCCAGCAGTTCCCTGTCACCTGTGAGAACGGGCCAG GCAGCCCCTCTGGCCATGCCATGGGCTCAGCTGGAGTGTACTATGTGATGGTGATGGCTCTGCTTAGCACCCCGTGTCGGCGCCGGAGATCCCCCTTCCAGCA GTGCCTGCGGGGGGCGTTGTGGGTGTCATTCTGGGGGGTTCAGGTGTCTGTCAGTCTGTCCAGGATCTTCCTAGCAGCTCACTTCCCACACCAAGTCATCATGGGCGTCGTTTCAG GCATGGCAGTGGCTGAAACTTTCCGGCACATCCCCTCCATCTATAATGCCAGTCTCCGGAGGTACCTGGGCACCACCCTCTTCCTGTTCAGCTTCACCCTGGGGTTCTACCTGCTGCTGAAGGCTCTCGGTGTTGACCTGCTGTGGTCAGTGGAGAAAGCCAAGAGGTGGTGTGACCGGCCAGAGTGGGTCCACATTGATACCACCCCCTTTGCCGGCCTCCTCAGGAACCTGGGCATCCtgtttgggctggggctggccctcAACTCCCAGATGTACCTGGAGAGCtgcaaagggaaaatgggccAGCAGCTGCCCTTCCGCCTGAGCTGCATCGCAGCCTCACTCATCGTCCTGCACCTCTTCGACTCCTTCAAGCCTCCCACCAAGGTGGAGTTGCTGTTTTACGTCCTGTCCTTCTGCAAGAGCGCGACCGTGCCCGTGGCTGCTGCTGGCCTCATCCCCTACTGTGTTGCCCGGCTCATCAGAAGGCAGGAGGAAAAGGTTTTATga